In Eriocheir sinensis breed Jianghai 21 chromosome 12, ASM2467909v1, whole genome shotgun sequence, the following proteins share a genomic window:
- the LOC126997240 gene encoding uncharacterized protein LOC126997240, with protein sequence MVSLHIPGLPPKPSSSIVAATHFLQLDRTLYHHHLKIYTDGSHSPSPPSTASAIYDPRTSTCRTWRLPPETDVLTAELYALHQALAHLHTTHARGKAVIYTDSLSSLHLLLSRHPTSSTALAHTTQRALLLLTSEGWEVTLQWVPSHSGIKGNNIADAAAKMALADVNITPLPLPLSTAKRLISRTCRASWDDTLANTLRITSMGQYRTNSSPQPWVRKTSRVLDVALTRLRLGHTRLGAHLLRLRLVPDPHCPCAQREVTP encoded by the exons ATGGTGTCCCTGCATATCCCTGGCCTCCCTCCTAAACCATCCTCCAGCATTGTGGCGGCCACACACTTCCTCCAACTCGACAGGacactctaccaccaccacctgaagaTCTACACGGATGGGTCACACTCCCCATCGCCACCCTCCACGGCATCAGCCATTTATGACCCCAGAACCAGCACCTGCAGGACGTGGAGACTCCCCCCTGAGACAGACGTCCTGACGGCCGAGCTGTACGCCCTGCACCAGGCCCTCGCACACCTCCACACCACCCATGCCAGGGGCAAGGCAGTCATCTATACAGACTCCCTCTcgtcacttcacctcctcctctcccgccacccaACATCCTCGACGGCCCTGGCCCACACCACCCAGCGAGCCCTTCTCCTCCTAACATCTGAGGGGTGGGAGGTCACCCTGCAGTGGGTGCCCTCACACTCAGGCATAAAGGGCAACAACATAGCAGACGCCGCCGCCAAGATGGCCCTGGCGGACGTAAACATCACGCCGCTCCCCCTGCCACTCTCCACGGCCAAACGCCTAATTTCCCGCACCTGCCGCGCCTCCTGGGACGACACGCTCGCCAACACCCTCCGCATCACCTCCATGGGTCAataccgcaccaactcctccccacagccgtgGGTACGGAAAACGTCccgcgtcctagacgtggccttgacgcgccttcgcctgggccacacacgacTCGGCGCTCACCTCCTCCGCCTGCGCCTcgtccccgaccctcactgcccctg TGCCCAAAGAGAGGTCACGCCGTag